One part of the Ornithodoros turicata isolate Travis chromosome 2, ASM3712646v1, whole genome shotgun sequence genome encodes these proteins:
- the LOC135385073 gene encoding alpha-crystallin B chain-like, with protein MAVSTSSCSLSLVIDSDSDAISPLPGRELRLSLDAKGCRIEDLRVSIISQHVYVQLGHRVRRDSKGYVLRKITRCYWVPEFCDLNKVYCTLALDSTLTVYFPVKRRELTKEVPVQYFPGVFYKLPTNVQLQQTDDDYSCSTFSESNASDG; from the coding sequence ATGGCGGTGTCGACCTCGTCCTGCTCATTGTCCCTAGTCATCGACTCAGACTCTGATGCCATTTCTCCTCTTCCCGGTCGGGAACTCAGACTTTCTCTTGATGCCAAAGGTTGCCGCATCGAAGACCTCAGGGTGAGCATAATCAGTCAACATGTGTACGTTCAACTTGGTCACCGTGTGCGGCGTGACAGCAAGGGCTACGTCCTCAGGAAGATCACCAGGTGCTATTGGGTGCCCGAATTCTGTGATCTGAACAAGGTCTACTGCACGTTGGCTCTCGACAGCACCTTGACGGTATATTTCCCAGTCAAGAGGAGGGAGCTTACGAAGGAAGTGCCGGTGCAATACTTTCCTGGAGTCTTCTACAAGTTGCCTACCAACGTACAGCTTCAACAGACGGACGACGATTACAGCTGCTCGACTTTCTCTGAAAGCAACGCCTCGGACGGCTAG
- the LOC135384145 gene encoding cystatin-2-like, translating into MSPLFAVFLLGCASMAASQLPVRGGWRVRDPQSDSFYLELAHLAVSSQVEGKQYYDTVVELLEVQTQTVAGTNYKLKLVAAPSNCKVGVHDYSSERCRPQNHATTKVCVAQLYHGLSGGPSLTSYSCDA; encoded by the exons ATGTCTCCACTCTTCGCCGTCTTCCTGCTGGGATGTGCCAGCATGGCAGCGTCTCAACTCCCAGTCCGAGGTGGTTGGAGGGTGCGGGACCCGCAGTCCGACAGCTTCTACTTGGAACTGGCTCATTTAGCTGTCTCTTCTCAAGTGGAAGGCAAACAGTACTACGACACTGTCGTTGAGCTCCTGGAAGTTCAAACTCAG ACTGTCGCTGGAACCAATTACAAACTGAAGCTGGTGGCAGCGCCATCCAATTGCAAAGTTGGAGTGCACGACTACAGCAGCGAACGTTGCAGACCACAAAACCACGCT ACTACCAAAGTCTGTGTTGCACAATTGTACCATGGCCTCTCGGGTGGACCTTCCCTCACTTCCTATTCATGTGATgcctaa